A single genomic interval of Aedes aegypti strain LVP_AGWG chromosome 1, AaegL5.0 Primary Assembly, whole genome shotgun sequence harbors:
- the LOC23687419 gene encoding protein white isoform X1 has product MTINTDDHYADNESKSNITSRRETYQCTWRLSCESRNYDFPATSYRYSTSSYQDVDEGINSSFGSNDKSTLIQVWKPKSYGAVKGQIPQHERLTYTWKEIDVFGETPGDTKKEPLCSRLCCCFSRQKKDFNPRKHLLKNVTGMAKSGELLAVMGSSGAGKTTLLNALSFRSPPGVKIAPTSVRALNGIPVNAEQLRARCAYVQQDDLFIPALTTREHLVFHAMLRMGKDVPKSVKMNRVNEVLQELSLAKCADTIIGAPGRMKGLSGGERKRLAFASETLTDPHLLLCDEPTSGLDSFMAHSVLQVLKGMALKGKTIILTIHQPSSELYCLFDKILLVAEGRVAFLGSPYQASEFFSQLGIPCPPNYNPADFYVQMLAIAPNKEAECRDTIKKICDSFAVSPMAREVMEVANSGKNVEEQYYLQPMEGASRTGYRSTWWTQFYYVLWRSWLTVLKDPMLVKVRLLQTAMVATLIGSIYFGQRLDQDGVMNINGALFLFLTNMTFQNVFAVINVFSAELPVFLREKRSRLFRVDTYFLGKTIAEVPLFLAVPFVFTSITYPMIGLKSGATYYLTALLIVVLVANVATSFGYLISCASSSISMALSVGPPVIIPFLIFGGFFLNSASVPSYFEYLSYFSWFRYANEALLINQWSTVQEGDIACTRANVTCPSSGQIILETFNFKVEDFGFDIACLCMLIVIFRLGALFCLWLRSRSKE; this is encoded by the exons AGAGAAACTTATCAGTGTACCTGGCGTCTAAGCTGCGAATCAAGGAACTACGATTTTCCAGCCACTTCCTAT CGCTACAGCACCAGCAGTTATCAGGATGTAGATGAAGGTATCAACAGTTCGTTCGGCAGCAATGACAAATCCACGCTGATTCAGGTTTGGAAACCCAAAAGTTATGGCGCCGTCAAGGGACAAATTCCACAGCACGAACGACTCACATACACATGGAAGGAGATCGATGTGTTTGGAGAGACGCCAGGTGATACCAAAAAGGAACCCCTGTGCAGTAGATTGTGCTGTTGTTTCTCCCGCCAGAAGAAAGACTTCAATCCCCGCAAACACCTACTGAAGAATGTGACCGGGATGGCTAAGAGTGGAGAGTTACTGGCTGTGATGGGTAGTTCTGGCGCCGGTAAAACAACCTTGCTGAACGCTTTGTCCTTCAGGTCGCCTCCGGGGGTCAAGATCGCACCGACTTCAGTACGTGCCCTAAACGGAATCCCAGTCAACGCGGAACAGTTGCGAGCACGTTGCGCCTATGTGCAACAGGACGATCTTTTCATTCCCGCGCTTACAACTCGAGAACACCTCGTATTCCACGCAATGCTGCGTATGGGTAAAGATGTACCCAAGAGTGTCAAGATGAATCGAGTCAACGAGGTGCTTCAGGAGCTTTCCTTAGCGAAATGCGCAGACACAATCATTGGAGCGCCAGGTCGAATGAAAGGCCTGTCCGGAGGTGAACGGAAACGGTTGGCCTTTGCATCCGAAACCCTGACCGATCCTCACCTGTTGCTTTGTGATGAACCCACTTCCGGGTTGGATTCGTTCATGGCTCACAGTGTTCTACAGGTGCTGAAGGGAATGGCCCTCAAAGGAAAGACGATTATACTGACCATACATCAACCTTCATCAGAACTGTATTGCTTGTTCGACAAAATTCTCCTAGTGGCAGAAGGACGCGTTGCGTTTCTTGGATCTCCCTATCAGGCTTCGGAATTCTTTTCTCA ACTTGGAATACCCTGTCCTCCGAACTATAATCCGGCAGACTTCTACGTGCAGATGCTGGCAATCGCACCGAACAAGGAAGCTGAGTGCCGCGACACGATCAAGAAAATATGCGACTCCTTTGCTGTCAGTCCGATGGCTCGGGAAGTTATGGAGGTGGCCAATTCCGGAAAGAACGTCGAAGAGCAGTACTACCTGCAGCCTATGGAGGGAGCCAGCAGGACGGGCTACCGGTCCACATGGTGGACCCAATTTTATTACGTGTTATGGCGTTCGTGGCTAACGGTGCTCAAGGATCCAATGCTGGTGAAGGTTCGATTGCTTCAAACGGCG aTGGTCGCCACTCTGATAGGATCCATCTACTTTGGACAGAGGCTGGATCAGGACGGTGTAATGAACATCAACGGAGCGCTTTTCTTATTTCTTACGAACATGACGTTCCAGAATGTGTTTGCAGTCATCAACGTATTTTCCGCTGAGCTACCGGTATTTCTACGGGAGAAGCGGTCGAGGCTTTTCCGCGTTGATACATACTTCCTGGGAAAGACCATTGCTGAGGTGCCGCTCTTTTTGGCCGTTCCATTTGTGTTCACCTCGATCACCTATCCAATGATTGGACTCAAAAGTGGAGCGACATATTACCTGACGGCACTGCTGATTGTCGTTTTAGTCGCAAACGTGGCGACATCTTTCG GCTATCTAATATCCTGCGCAAGTTCATCCATTTCGATGGCCCTATCAGTTGGGCCGCCTGTCATCATACCGTTCCTGATTTTCGGTGGATTTTTCCTCAACTCAGCATCAGTTCCGTCCTACTTTGAATACCTATCCTACTTCTCGTGGTTCCGCTACGCAAACGAAGCCCTGTTGATCAACCAGTGGAGTACCGTGCAGGAAGGTGATATTGCCTGCACTAGAGCAAACGTAACCTGCCCTAGCTCTGGACAGATCATCCTGGAGACGTTCAATTTCAAAGTGGAAGACTTCGGTTTCGACATCGCTTGCCTCTGTATGCTGATTGTAATATTCCGCCTGGGAGCACTTTTCTGCCTATGGCTACGCTCGCGGAGTAAAGAATGA
- the LOC23687419 gene encoding protein white isoform X2: protein MTINTDDHYADNESKSNITSRRYSTSSYQDVDEGINSSFGSNDKSTLIQVWKPKSYGAVKGQIPQHERLTYTWKEIDVFGETPGDTKKEPLCSRLCCCFSRQKKDFNPRKHLLKNVTGMAKSGELLAVMGSSGAGKTTLLNALSFRSPPGVKIAPTSVRALNGIPVNAEQLRARCAYVQQDDLFIPALTTREHLVFHAMLRMGKDVPKSVKMNRVNEVLQELSLAKCADTIIGAPGRMKGLSGGERKRLAFASETLTDPHLLLCDEPTSGLDSFMAHSVLQVLKGMALKGKTIILTIHQPSSELYCLFDKILLVAEGRVAFLGSPYQASEFFSQLGIPCPPNYNPADFYVQMLAIAPNKEAECRDTIKKICDSFAVSPMAREVMEVANSGKNVEEQYYLQPMEGASRTGYRSTWWTQFYYVLWRSWLTVLKDPMLVKVRLLQTAMVATLIGSIYFGQRLDQDGVMNINGALFLFLTNMTFQNVFAVINVFSAELPVFLREKRSRLFRVDTYFLGKTIAEVPLFLAVPFVFTSITYPMIGLKSGATYYLTALLIVVLVANVATSFGYLISCASSSISMALSVGPPVIIPFLIFGGFFLNSASVPSYFEYLSYFSWFRYANEALLINQWSTVQEGDIACTRANVTCPSSGQIILETFNFKVEDFGFDIACLCMLIVIFRLGALFCLWLRSRSKE from the exons CGCTACAGCACCAGCAGTTATCAGGATGTAGATGAAGGTATCAACAGTTCGTTCGGCAGCAATGACAAATCCACGCTGATTCAGGTTTGGAAACCCAAAAGTTATGGCGCCGTCAAGGGACAAATTCCACAGCACGAACGACTCACATACACATGGAAGGAGATCGATGTGTTTGGAGAGACGCCAGGTGATACCAAAAAGGAACCCCTGTGCAGTAGATTGTGCTGTTGTTTCTCCCGCCAGAAGAAAGACTTCAATCCCCGCAAACACCTACTGAAGAATGTGACCGGGATGGCTAAGAGTGGAGAGTTACTGGCTGTGATGGGTAGTTCTGGCGCCGGTAAAACAACCTTGCTGAACGCTTTGTCCTTCAGGTCGCCTCCGGGGGTCAAGATCGCACCGACTTCAGTACGTGCCCTAAACGGAATCCCAGTCAACGCGGAACAGTTGCGAGCACGTTGCGCCTATGTGCAACAGGACGATCTTTTCATTCCCGCGCTTACAACTCGAGAACACCTCGTATTCCACGCAATGCTGCGTATGGGTAAAGATGTACCCAAGAGTGTCAAGATGAATCGAGTCAACGAGGTGCTTCAGGAGCTTTCCTTAGCGAAATGCGCAGACACAATCATTGGAGCGCCAGGTCGAATGAAAGGCCTGTCCGGAGGTGAACGGAAACGGTTGGCCTTTGCATCCGAAACCCTGACCGATCCTCACCTGTTGCTTTGTGATGAACCCACTTCCGGGTTGGATTCGTTCATGGCTCACAGTGTTCTACAGGTGCTGAAGGGAATGGCCCTCAAAGGAAAGACGATTATACTGACCATACATCAACCTTCATCAGAACTGTATTGCTTGTTCGACAAAATTCTCCTAGTGGCAGAAGGACGCGTTGCGTTTCTTGGATCTCCCTATCAGGCTTCGGAATTCTTTTCTCA ACTTGGAATACCCTGTCCTCCGAACTATAATCCGGCAGACTTCTACGTGCAGATGCTGGCAATCGCACCGAACAAGGAAGCTGAGTGCCGCGACACGATCAAGAAAATATGCGACTCCTTTGCTGTCAGTCCGATGGCTCGGGAAGTTATGGAGGTGGCCAATTCCGGAAAGAACGTCGAAGAGCAGTACTACCTGCAGCCTATGGAGGGAGCCAGCAGGACGGGCTACCGGTCCACATGGTGGACCCAATTTTATTACGTGTTATGGCGTTCGTGGCTAACGGTGCTCAAGGATCCAATGCTGGTGAAGGTTCGATTGCTTCAAACGGCG aTGGTCGCCACTCTGATAGGATCCATCTACTTTGGACAGAGGCTGGATCAGGACGGTGTAATGAACATCAACGGAGCGCTTTTCTTATTTCTTACGAACATGACGTTCCAGAATGTGTTTGCAGTCATCAACGTATTTTCCGCTGAGCTACCGGTATTTCTACGGGAGAAGCGGTCGAGGCTTTTCCGCGTTGATACATACTTCCTGGGAAAGACCATTGCTGAGGTGCCGCTCTTTTTGGCCGTTCCATTTGTGTTCACCTCGATCACCTATCCAATGATTGGACTCAAAAGTGGAGCGACATATTACCTGACGGCACTGCTGATTGTCGTTTTAGTCGCAAACGTGGCGACATCTTTCG GCTATCTAATATCCTGCGCAAGTTCATCCATTTCGATGGCCCTATCAGTTGGGCCGCCTGTCATCATACCGTTCCTGATTTTCGGTGGATTTTTCCTCAACTCAGCATCAGTTCCGTCCTACTTTGAATACCTATCCTACTTCTCGTGGTTCCGCTACGCAAACGAAGCCCTGTTGATCAACCAGTGGAGTACCGTGCAGGAAGGTGATATTGCCTGCACTAGAGCAAACGTAACCTGCCCTAGCTCTGGACAGATCATCCTGGAGACGTTCAATTTCAAAGTGGAAGACTTCGGTTTCGACATCGCTTGCCTCTGTATGCTGATTGTAATATTCCGCCTGGGAGCACTTTTCTGCCTATGGCTACGCTCGCGGAGTAAAGAATGA